Part of the Cydia pomonella isolate Wapato2018A chromosome 8, ilCydPomo1, whole genome shotgun sequence genome is shown below.
atgcaactttttaaatcatgtgctcctattccttgaaactatagaatgtaaccggtttttattttaatatacgaataaccggttgttaaccaaaaattcagtttttctgatagtattgttaaaacaatatcttgcattaacttgaaatccaaatatcgggaatagtccatcaaaaattactaaatagtacttgtacaacaataggaaaactatggacaacatttttaacgagagctagatttacaattttaatatgcgagttatagtgtagttttaagatgtatttatgtatgttgaaaactgtgtaaaaatatttagaacagatattagatcaatcaaatttaaccttttatcataaacaaaagaaataaataataatcatctctatttgtcaagtaaaatgtatgacgactggtctggcctagtgagcagtgaccctgcctataaagccgatggtcccgtcccgggttcaaagttctaatgatggaatccatgaagaattgagggaacatttaaagtcttataggtacacatatagtgatttttgtggtttttgtttacaaattaagcattttcatccaaaaactggcaattagtgtagtggaactgctgattataaacagaacgaaactccctaactacgtatttaccgtttgagtatttgttttaatttgtcctctttgtagagcaactaaggtgatgaaaatgaaaacgatgaaaatcagaacgaatactttaaattgaacattctaatgtaagggcacgctgccgtctcaaatcgagaaaagtgggacattgctaatttcgccttcgatagggaatgatttaaaaaaatataacttttggcaaattttttgactaaaaatgagtatgaacgttaaaaaattaaaactattatgtttagagaaaaaactttaacttgtttctattttaaaacgagccgcagcagtggaaatgcctagcgttgaattgtgaaaattaaaaatgatgttcggtttcgtttttgatacaatttttttctctccatacattataattttcctttttataccgccctctacgcatattttttttaattgtatagataaactattggttttacatataaaatacatacggttttacatattttatttagtgtgttagcgaaaaaataattattttccataaaataaataaagtacctatttattttaatttcgtatatattctataaatatttgtttcctgacgctacctaataaagaccgacgttgaaggcgcttattcccatgacttacaacttgtccaatataagtgaatccgtatacgtatcgtagctataaataaacaaggttcacacttttatattggttctcttgagtcgtgcgctcggtgaacgattggaatatataaataccaggagtaactacgaattaccagtgattacaATATTggctcttgtcaagcgtacctgtcttttccgaaaaaccatcagaagtgaaaccctgaaacctcgagatccctatcaactgagatcatatcgttatactggttttctcgaggcgacacgttagttgaacatagtgaatagtcgaccagggtttcagaggttaaaaacgagggtcaatttcatgctttaaaaatatgatagtcaataatttgatattaatctcagtgtaactcgctcgctcagatatttgcttgagagagacggtctaagattaggtaatatcaaatcattgatattttttaaaaatcgaaatgatttaatatcactttaagacgacaatgtaagaagtatgtacgtctcgcctacacatttgtataatgttatttgtttttctttgttgcacctcgaggaatacgcaaaatataggggtctcgcttgcgcagcactgttaactatatttggttatccttgttgctcgttgtgcacatgtacattataatggtgtgtagtatttgcaaatgtatgggtgctggaccagattttagttttgtcaactattaacgtcacatatctaccccttttacttatatcaatgatttcaagccactcttttgcagttcgccgttaggtcttatgcgacgctaggccttctacattgtgcaaactgccttactttcacttaacatggatccaaatctaagctgtcctctctcgaagctgggccttctgccttgctcacacctcgccacagtggcgtagcgtgccttggcggggccccgtataaaaatttgtttgggggcccttaggaagggtaaagatttctcacaaaaacgtacgttgggggcccccgtggcccgggggccccgtataattgatacggcagatacggcggtagctacgcccctgcctcgccatcagttgtattgtatgataacccaccgcgatcggacgctccggacgttcagccattcatacctcgccagtagtcaaattcaaatgctttcttccagctcgacctttggcctcatccatgcctcatccgtaagcgcagatcgaacgctccgcgcgttcagccttatgaaaagctcagccttatactttgcctttaaaaacactgatttaaactttcacgatttaggccaatcaaattaaatccaaaaatagcgttttgaggaattaattcccagcaagctggaaaatgttttaatactttaatttcattctaaatgcgtgtaatccaagtttgctccatcccagggggcatacattttgggattcttaggagatatttttttcctttcgaaaccacttgattttgaaggacataggacagttcgtggattagacactggtaagaacgcgtttttggatttttaacatgattttaccaaaaataaaaaatgtcgacctttttatacaatttagactaGGAATACATATTACTCATCATACCTTCAATAAATCAATGTTTTATTACaagaacataattaaattacatttcggatcctcagatatcagttttaatcataattagaacaaattttacgccggacgtaccgttttcgattttcaagcaaaaaaactgaaaaagaggaaacatttatgcacacctccaggaatggagcaaactcggattacacgcattttaggaccaaattcgaaaaaaaaactgattttattggcctaattgtgacatattattatttaagaaaacgggacttaatcgcgtttgattaagttctaaaattacctccaacgtcaagatactgatgtcgactttacccagtcttttccgagaccatggggacaacgcagTTTTTGAAACATCGGGTCAGTGGTAATTTTAAatcttaccctattaagtcccctAATGGCTAAGCTCCTACTGAAGCTCTGCCTTTgctctcacatgaatgagcttcgcaggaaagctctagaggttgcaaaaccctgtgcggagaacggcctatgccttttatgtcttctcacacttggacattggttggctcgcctccggccttatgcgaagcacaacatttgctaacacttgaccttacatactgttggaacattactgctgcagtactgtcaatttccgtgataaaatgatgtgttggattgaaaattctattctcagcagtaatgcggcaataaacgtcactcaatttaacaagaaaattcaatgtactcttgatgagggggcaccatagtctagaaatgcttagggcatcaaaatgtcttaatccggcactgcatgGCAGACatatggcagacgctgtcaaagcaattatACTcgtactgttgacagataaggtttaaattcgtttctcaatagttgagattttgatgcgagagagaaagcgttcaaaaggttaacccCCGACGCATAAAGAGGGGTGTATATGTTTACCGCCGATGTATATCTGGCTGTGGCATCGTGGCTCTCCAAATAGTGGGGTTTTTAGGTGCACTCAATGTATGGGAACCAATATTTTTCTCATTAAAGCATGAGACTTGGCACACTTGTTACTAAGGTGGACCAGAGTCGAAAACGCCCGGGAGGCAGAGGGAGACACCCctctaggggggagggggagggggtgaagTTTTCCTACGCCGCGCGCACTGTTGGTCGTTATAACTACTTAACTATAGCTACTAGGGCAagtgtggtatcattttcggataaataaaagatggtcaatcattttctaaaacaaaaaaaacacctttacatagaaaaaaattgaaatacggcccaaaatctaaaatcttttgagtaaaaaaaatctttcaaggtcaataaattgttaatgattaccgatatcggattaaaaaaaatatatttaaaaaggcgcattaatacagattccaaaaatataagtaacattgcaaatatttaagaaaaaaattgtttaaaaaaatatagaacaccgcgcggcagagtcgtaaaaaattcttagccaattatgaacatcaaaaacgagttttacagtacatatggggctactttatagcactagtgcgagaaatagcatattatgttactgtgtcgaacatttaaagggccatatgtactgtaaaacgttgtacgatacatgtgcgaataggtaattcgcaactcgtgtcgatttaaaacactcccttcggtcgtgttttaatttatcgccactcgtttcgaatttcctatttttcgcacttgtatcgtaatgtactattataggttgctagtgtcctgtaagctgtaactaataaggatggagttttcattagatatagtatatcatcatatcagctcatatatgtccccaccgaggggctcgagcctaccctgcattagggtgatcgggccttagtcgatcacgcgagcccagtgcgggttggtcgacttcacacacaagcttcgagtttcctcgcagccgtgtgcaggtttcctcacgatgttttccttcaccgtaagagcgtcgaataaacgtacatatgaaatcgagattcgaaaacacattggtatgcggccaggattcgaaccacgacctcccgcacaggaggtagcggtcttaagcattacgccaccgacgctctctatatatagtatatagctcaattttaataattatttgatagaagacattttttatcgtgtttataagcatatttaaacttatggctcagctgggcacgatttcaagtgacccaaaatctataaagaaattaaacaaacagtatagaattttacttaaaaatgtttattatttacattgtccCCCACAATCGCAAAGCTCCGTGCACTTAAGTTGCCGCTGAAAGCACCGGCACCTCGAGCCGCCGCACCTCTTTTTGCATCTGCACCGGATCATTTCCAGGCATGCATCTGCAGCTACGGGCAAGTCTGTCCATGTAGGTTGCCAGCTTTCACTGACTTTTCTCCATCCCCAGTTAGATGGACAGGGAAGATTTTGATTCGGTGACATCTGACCCCATACATGGACTGCTTGGAACACTGCCCGCAGGAAATGCTGGTATAGAGCAGCTTTCGTCGGAGGTATATTCTCCAATTAGCGGTCTTTTTTCGAGAATAGGTGCTTTCGggcaaaacatattattttcttttacagggcCACAAAAAGCGAAAGTCCTCCCCCTGTTCCATGCCTTCACAGGTTGTGATACTGTGTCCTATTTTAAcgggaaaggaaaaaaaagtgcaatagATGCATGGAACGCATTTCCCAATGCCACAGAAGGGTTTCTGGCAGCATATGAGGGGAGTACTAGCGAGGCGTTTACAGTAATCGAAAAGTTTGTCGTCATTTTATATGACAGGTAATaagcactttttaaaactagcaatacaataaaatagtctagtaactaattttttgttttgtttagagCCAGTTCATTTACAACCGTAAACGAAGCCCGAAAGCACCTATTCTCGAAAAAAGACCGCCAATTGGAGAATATACCTCCGACGAAAGCTGCTCTATACCAGCATTTCCTGCGGGCAGTGTTCCAAGCAGTCCATGCATGGGGTCAGATGTCACCGAATCAAAATCTTCCCTGTCCATCTAACTGGGGATGGAGAAAAGTCAGTGAAAGCTGGCAACCTACATGGACAGACTTGCCCGTAGCTGCAGATGCATGCCTGGAAATGATCCGGTGCAGATGCAAAAAGAGGTGCGGCGGCTCGAGGTGCCGGTGCTTTCAGCGGCAACTTAAGTGCACGGAGCTTTGCGATTGTGGGggacaatgtaaataataaacatttttaagtaaaattctatactgtttgtttaatttatttatagattttgggtcacttgaaatcgtgcccagctgagccataagtttaaatatgcttatacacacgataaaaaatgtcttctatcaaataattattaaaattgagctatatactatatatagagagcgtcggtggcgtaatgcttaagaccgctacctcctgtgcgggaggtcgtggttcgaatcctggccgcataccaatgtgttttcgaatctcgatttcatatgtacgtttattcgacgctcttacggtgaaggaaaacatcgtgaggaaacctgcacacggctgcgaggaaactcgaagcttgtgtgtgaagtcgaccaacccgcactgggctcgcgtgatcgactaaggcccgatcaccctaatgcagggtaggctcgagcccctcggtggggacatatatgagctgatatgatgatatactatatctaatgaaaactccatccttattagttacagcttacaggacactagcaacctataatagtacattacgatacaagtgcgaaaaataggaaattcgaaacgagtggcgataaattaaaacacgaccgaagggagtgttttaaatcgacacgagttgcgaattacctattcgcacatgtatcgtacaacgttttacagtacatatggccctttaaatgttcgacacagtaacataatatgctacttctcgcactagtgctataaagtagccccatatgtactgtaaaactcgtttttgatgttcataattggctaagaattttttacgactctgccgcgcggtgttctatatttttttaaacaatttttttcttaaatatttgcaatgttacttatatttttggaatctgtattaatgcgcctttttaaatatatattttttaatccgatatcggtaatcattaaaaatttattgaccttgaaagattttttttactcaaaagattttagattttgggccgtatttcaatttttttctatgtaaaggtgttttttttgttttagaaaatgattgaccatcttttatttatccgaaaatgataccacacttgccctagtagctatagtttagtagttataacgaccaacagtgcgcgcggcgtaggaaaacttcaccccctccccctcccccctagagGGGTGTCTCCCGCTGCCTCCCGGGTGTTTTCGACTCTGGTCCACCTTAGTAACAAGCGTGCCAAgtctcatgctttaatgaaaaaaatattggtattgtCCTATAACGACCCCACTAAaaggatggaccgatttcgatgcgtctttttaaattgaaagcgtgtttccttgcggtggttcttagtaatgtttgatagaaatcgatctAGCCGTTTGAAGAGtttcagctcttttccaaaatgatttttagtataTATGGATATATGGCTTTAAAAATTGTtcatttaatagttatttcaCACAGCTACTCGTATATATATTGCAATGTACAATTCTAATGACAAGTCCAAGCTGCATAAACTGCGTAAAATCTAAGTACATATGTTATGAAATTGACAggaatacatatatttttatgttataggaggcaaacgatcaGGCGGATCATCTGATAGTATGCGatcaccgccgcccatggacagcCGCAACACCAgtggggttgtaagtgcgttgccggcatttaagatgggagatGAGAGAGGGATACATAGAaatggaaagatttgcgagCTCCTGGTAGGCTTCCatagctcaattggttaagattgctgaggttgcgggttcaagtcctgccggaagcataacgttttcaattttttttcttttttaaggtCATCTTTTTTTGGGTTAAAGACCGAACCATATGATGACTGCACGGCTCTGACTCACGATGTAGTTTAGCcagggggaggaaactagagcgttcgggcgttttcggctccgttcggctcagcattgctccgagcaattattagggttggcaaaacttgacgtccctttgcgtgcacgaccacagataagataatgacttgaattttgacaaccctaaatatccgaaagggatagttccaatcattagaaagagacaacatGATTCGACCCTGAATTgatgtcaaacttcggttttgtaggaagtttcctttctgttcggtagtactattattacttattctgtggtttGGCGTTCAATAGGATATTGTGTGATATTTCAAATTTCTTTTTCACTAGTATGCGTGCCATGTGCTTATTTACACTCGTTCTTAtagaaaaaacatttaaatgcaTAAATATATTTGGCTTAAGTATATATAGAAATTGCACTTTTTGCTACGAAGTGCGCTCGGGGCGATTTATCGCGCCAACAACTTGCAAATTGGCCTGTAGGAGCGACGTTTTCGctaaatacctataaaaatgTCCGCCGCCTTGAAATATTGTTGTTGGCGGCGTGGCCTAGGTTATAAGCGGAGCGGTATCTGACCAGTGGACGCATCTCGTATATAATGAGAAAGAGTAGACTGCAAGCTGTTGGCGTACATTCCATGAGATAACATgtcattgtacagtcaagtgtaaaaatatgggtgtacacatcttactcaaaaatatgtcccatagcatcttattccagtgtaataagagcgtagtaccatatttatgagacgattctctcgatacatatttttgcagcatgcagctgactgtacaaatcTTAGAACAAGAGAGTGAagtgaagttcttacattcaacttggaacactcCTGCAGGCTGGCTAGAGGCCCCGGCTTTtcgatattattttttttgataatttattccacgataattttacttatagctcatttacatttaaatttgtaatagtattttttacgtTCTAACATGAGCAGGGGCGATAGCACGGTCGCTTTTTAACGCCTGTCACTaagcccgtcactttcgcacttacatagttgttagaacgtgacagacatggtgacaaatgataaaactgcaaccatgctgccagcGCAGGATCGATCGTGGGGTTAATTTATGGAGCTAAAAGACCGAAAAGCGATTTTCAGAGAAGTTTGTAATACTGCTTAACTAATTTGCACTTTCTTGCAAACGCATGGCTATAGCGTAGTTAGAGCTCTATACTACAGTGGACCGTCTTGTCAGTGGTGGTGAGTCTCAGGAAACTGGTCGTTTTGGGGGGaatattaaacattaataaGCATTAAGTAGTATATCATTTATCCAAATGAGTTGGAAACCAAGATTTGAGGGTGCGGTTTTGCGGAAGGTCTTTTGATACAAAACTGGTGTCAGTCAACAATGGTCACGTTCATACCGTTCACTGTAACCAAACGggaaacgggaccctattactaataagactccgctgtccgtccgtccgtctatcaccaggctgtatcttataaACGGTGATAGatatttgaaattttcacagatgatgtatttctgttgccgctataacaacgaaTACTAAAAAGTAACCATGAGTGAGTCCGCAATAGCCGGGTTTTCTGCCTCTCTCTCTCTCGTCCCTTGCGGCACAGGTCATAAGTGCGCGCTCTTTATAAATGGCAGTACTTCCAGCTCCGAATGGCTCATTTCGGCCGATTTGTCGCCCGCGATACTTTGCGCTAAAATGTGATCTACCGCTGTTATCTCTTTTATTAGCTCCCAGCGCCACTGCTCCTAATGTGAGTTTTAAAACGGGGGGTTAGTTTCGTTTCCTTTGTTCTGCGACCACTGGTGGTCTCGCCGAAGTGGACTTTTTATCTAAAAGGTTGGAAGACGAAATTGAAGATTTTGTCTCTTCTGTCTCCATACCACCTCGTCAAAGAGGACTGTCTGTAAGCTTATGCCTACTGGATTTGggctatttattaaaaaaacacatggGATATTAGAGTTGGAATTTATTATCGCAACATTTTAAGGCAAGATGTGCTCCTATTCATAGCTACCAAGGGACTAAAAAGTACAAGCGAAGAAGTCATTAAGATTAAGAACTATGGGCTGTTGTTTTTTATTCAATAGTTTACATGTGTGCAAgagaaagtataaaaatatacttgttAGAGTAAGATAGATTTACCTACTTTCGTTAATTCCAACACGCATATCACCTGTATTAGGgcatccgctagctggcgcgggtgcgtGTACGGAGCGGGCGCACAGTAAGCGTTGATCAGTACTATTTTTCAATAACCCGCTCACCTGCTCCGTGCCAGCCAGCGTGCGGACGCCCTTagaaagatgtttgttaaatgaTCAATGACCtattatgacactggttaccatccTTAATCATACCTTATAGAGTTGATGGAACGACTTCGTGAATCTTCCGTTGATGGCCGGCCATGGCCTGTTTGGCCTGTCTCCATCCAGCCTGGCttagccagtgttctgtgtgacATATTGAAATATCAGATTGGTGTCCAATTTTTCGATTCTGCAAATTTAAGTCCTTTTGCATTTGTACTTTTGACACCAgaagattgtataaaaaacaaaatttccatatttttttaattgtacccCTGCGGTTCCTAGAGGACTACAGCAGCGAAATAATTAAGCTCATAACGCGGTAGGTGTATTCCCTGCGGGGCCGTTCAGTAGGACATGCGAAGCGACGTCATAGTTATGATTATTTTCCAGTACAGTAGGCACTCGGTAGTCTCGGTACTCTGGCCCTGGCCAATCCGGAAAGCGCTGTAGTCTGTCGATTGACGACTCAAGTGACCCGCTGTATAATCCGACAATTTACGCAGCTGAATGCTGGATTAAAAATAGGACAAGTTGCATATTTTGATATGtagagtttattttttatatgaagcTTTTATTTCCCATACAAATCGAAAAATCCGGGAGTACCAACAATTCCGCATAAGGGGAAAATTTCATGTGCCATTACCGAGTGTCTACTGCATATAATCGCCTCAGTACAATAACGTGCCGTCGGTTAACATCTGGATCGTTCCCACGTTATTAGCTAGGATAACTACTCAAGCAaactcatattattattattcaattaccTACATAGTAAGTACCGACGTAGAGCTAGCAAAAGAAAGTTACCGCTGCTAATTTAGCTACCAAAAAAAGAATTTATTCATCATGTAATTTCTTTTATTCGTTAAGATATAAGAACTTTTTGAATCATATAAAATGTTCAAAGGAGGCCTCTTGTACTTGTATGCGATAAAACTCAGTTACTGTTCATATTCGGACTGCACCAGCAGTATTGCTACCGCAAATGTTAAGATCGATGTTGCTGCCGGATTTTCGATATTTGCAGCAGTAATACCTCATGTATCCGAACCATACAATAAATCGTGGCGGGCAAAATAGTGCAGCTTACTTGTGACGTATCTATGAATTTAAATAACACCTGCTGTAACTAAGAGTTAAAATACTGTTCATGTAGCATTATATTGTGGACACATTTCGGCGTGGCATTATGAGACCCCCAGAGACATCTATCGGCAACTTGATACAACGCTGCTCAACGTCTACATCGCTTGAAACTAAACTGGGTTTTTAGCATTTTTTGTGACAGctgattttatttatgttatgaaCTAGGCATACATATTGTTGTGTAGATGTTGGGATATTACCGGATTGATGATGGAAACGAGGTTGTTTATTgattcacctgcaataatttacggggtgaatatatgtattatatataatataggtcatactgagctacttttactatgagaccaac
Proteins encoded:
- the LOC133520368 gene encoding uncharacterized protein LOC133520368; translation: MDREDFDSVTSDPIHGLLGTLPAGNAGIEQLSSEVYSPISGLFSRIGAFGQNILFSFTGPQKAKVLPLFHAFTGCDTVSYFNGKGKKSAIDAWNAFPNATEGFLAAYEGSTSEAFTVIEKFVVILYDRASSFTTVNEARKHLFSKKDRQLENIPPTKAALYQHFLRAVFQAVHAWGQMSPNQNLPCPSNWGWRKVSESWQPTWTDLPVAADACLEMIRCRCKKRCGGSRCRCFQRQLKCTELCDCGGQCK